In the genome of Methanococcoides burtonii DSM 6242, the window GCCGGAGCAAAAGCAATAGGAGACAAATTCCCAGCAAAGGCGCTTATGGTCATGAAGATCACCGATGTCTTCGAATGTAAGTCTGGGGATGATGCAGGAAAGAAGATAGTTTGATCACAACAGATTAATCTATTAGATATTTAGCTAATGATTATTTGACCCTCTTTATTCATGCCTGAAAGGTAAATTAAAAATGAGGAGATGAATTTATCATTAGCATTACTTTTCTTCTTTCTTTCTTTTTTCCATATTTTTATCGGACCAGTTCCACCATTTGAGCAGTTCAGGGTCATGGTTCTTGTGGGATGCATAGTAGACTGCCTCCCTGAAACCATAGAGCACACATCTGTCCATGTGCATTCCCCTCAGATCAATTAATTTAAGATACATCAGCTCGGGATCTTCACCTTTGAGTTGGGAGATAGAATATATCCCCAGGTCCCTCAGTTGCTCAGCTGATTTCTTCCCGAAACCTGGCATTTACATCAGTTCTTCCAATGCCTTTTCTTTTTTTGATAGAGTCATTTCTTGCCCACCGTGGCATTTTAGATCACAAATTCATCCTCGCCATCTATTCCCAGCACAGCATTGAGTTCATCATCAAAGAAGGCTCCAATGGCACATACCCCACAGTCGATAGACTGCGCGCTCAGGTAAAGATTCTGGCACACATGACCTACATCCAGGTTTATGTACCTGTATCCTCTTTCCCCGTACCTCCACTTCATCCTGTAGATCACCGCTGTCCATATGAACGTGACAGCACTCGATCTTATGAAGGACTGGTCCAGACATGCAGCAGTAATATTTTTAGCAGCAAAGGAACCTGTTTTTATCTTAGCCAGTTTGTGTTCAATGGGCAGGAAAATGTAGATCCCCTCTTCAAGGCCTTCCACGTTGTTTACGAGTAGGTATGTCTCAAGGGAGTGTCTTGCACCTGCAGAGGGTACATTCCTCAGCGTGGCTGCATTTCCCATTAATTCCCTCACTCCCTGAGTACACCAGAGCAGGTATGAAAGCTCTCCGAGAGAACGGTTCCTGAGAATAATTTCGAAAGCTGGAACGTCCTTCTATGGCTTCTCTCAGGTCTATCTTCTTGACATTTATTTCTCCCGGCGCAGGAAGCTCAATGACCTCCCTTCCACCAGCACCTTTCTGCAATGGAGGCTGCGGATAGCCCATTGACTGATCTGATCTTTCTGCATACTGGAATTTTGTTCTATCCATAAACTCTCTGCCAATTTCGTTCAAAATAATAAACCTCCCATAATACCCCTTTAAGAAAGGTCTTCATTTGTACTTTATACTTCTTGCCCTTATGGTAACAAAGGAACCTTTTCCAAAGTCCTTCTCCGGTTTTTCCAGATCCTATATTTTGGTCAGAGGCTTGAAAAGAGTTTGTCTGATATGCATATCCTCAAATCCGTGTTCCTTCAACATCAACAGGACTTCTTCTCTGGTGTGAAATTCAATGTTTTTGAAAAAACTGCTTTCTGATGCTTCCTTGCGGTATTCTTCTCCCAGAAGGCTATTCCTTTCAACAAAAGCAACGATCAGATATCCTTCCGGAGCAAGCATGCGATATGCCTCCTACAGTACCTTTTTAGCATCCATAAAACAGAGACTTGTAACTATCAACGCAAGTTTCATTGAAGATCCTTTGAAAGGAAGTGACTCACCAACTCCTTTTATGCATTCAACCTTACGCGACTCTGCAATTTTCAGCATCCGGGCAGAGGGATCAAGTCCGTAAGTGATTCCCAATTCTGATGCAAACCTGCCTGTGCCAACTCCGATCTCGATACTATTGTGAGCTATTTTCGATGGCATAAGCTCCCTGATGGCCTCCAGTTCAGATGCATAGACTGCTGAATTCTTGTTGTACCAGAGATCATATTTCCATGTATGGATGTTAAAAGCGCTTCTTTTCATATGCTCTCATACCCCATGTATGATTTTACAAAAGAAACTATAAAAGCCTTGATATCTGTCTGGGATATATGAAAGTTCGCTGTGAATGGGCAAATGTGAACGAACTTGAAATAGAATACCATGACAAGCAGTGGGGTGTACCCGTACATGATGACAGGAACCTCTTCGAATTCCTGATACTCGAAGGTGCACAGGCAGGTTTGAGCTGGGGCACTATTCTGAAAAGAAGGGATGGTTATAGAAAGGCCTTCGATGATTTTGATTACAATTTGGTCGCATCCTATGATGATCTGAAGATAGAGAAATTGATGCAGGACAGTGGCATCATAAGGAACAGAAGGAAGATCCTTTCTTCAATAAAGAATGCCAGATCATTCATAGAAATAAGAGATGAATTTGGATCATTTAGCAAGTATATATGGAAATTTCTGGAGGATGGCAAACCGATACAGAATTCTTTCAGATCTATAAATGATATGCCTGCAAATACCGAGTTATCTGAAATGATGAGCAAGGATTTAAAGAAAAGAGGATTTTCTTTTGTGGGCCCAACCATAATTTATGCCTTCATGCAGGCGGTTGGAATGGTCAATGATCATGAGGTAGGGTGTTTCAGGCATGAAGAATGCAGGAAACTAGCTGAGAAATGAATAGAATTGACCGGAAGTAAGCTAAAAATAAGATCAAGGTTGAATCCACAAACGGCAATTATCGTTTCATAATTTCTACTCTCATCTTTTCAGGCATTTTTTCAGAAGCATAACGCAAGGTGATCCTCGGCATTACTTCTTTATTTTTCATGAGGTAATCGAACACCTCTTTTTGAAAAGATTTGCTTCCTTCCATCTCAGCCTATTCCTAGTAGACCTGGAACATAAGCTGATATTAATTGTTTCTCAATATCGCTGTTACTCTGGTATAGAAGGCTTATGTTATCCTTTTACTAGTATGTTTCAACCGGTATGCCATGATCAATATTATCACATACGATTGCTAAAATAAACCATTTGCATAGGTAAGCCCTTTGGATCGAACTCGCTATTCTCTGGGATCGATGTAAATCCATGCTTGTGACCCAGTTTTGCTGTAACTGCTGCAGAAAGGGCATCTAAAATATCATCTCTGGCAACCTCTTTACGTTTGTAACGTGATAAAGAGGAACTAAATATCTCATTTGTTGATGGGCAGACCTGCTTAAGCACCTCTAAACGTTCTGCAATTCCATCCTTTTTCTTTTTCGAATAATGCATTGGTTTGCCGGCAAGGTTACAAAAGCATAACTCCGGATGTATTTCCAGTATCTGAGATCTGGCTGATTCATTTTTGAGTAGAAACGCATCAACTTCTCTTATTTTAGGTACAATTCTCCATGCAAAAATTGATATTTTATTCCCAAAATGCTTTTCATTGACGGTGCAGGCGGATTCATAAGTATGCTCATAGATAGCCTGCCTGCATGGGACCGGAAATACTGAATTTCGACGTGGACTTCCTAATACTTTACGGGCTTCTAGGTCACATGAACGACCTTTTGGATAGTTCTCTCTTAATCCAATAGGAATATCGATCAATATGATCGAGTTCTCATTGTATTTTTGCCAGAGGTCAGAAATATTTGCAAATAATTCTATCTTAAACTTATTGGTTTCATTAAGTTCAATTGCAAACCAACCGCTTTTGCAACCATCAACGCCTACAAAGTTCATTTTCCCACCTATTGTCCTATCCGGAACTTAAATAAGTTCATTTTCAATTTTTTGAAACACTTTTTCCCCTAAATCGGTTATTTTATAGAATCTGCCCCTTATTTCATCTGGAGTTAGACAAATTACAAATCCTTTTTTTTCGAGTTATAGGATGGCTCGACTCGTGTTCGATCTTCGAGTATCAATTGCCTGGGACACTTGAGTAGGTGTCTTTGCACTTTTCAATTCATTAAGTATATTCATCTTCATTTTGCTTCTGAAGATGAAACTAACATCAGTATATGAAACACACATAATACACACACAATACACACATTAGCAATAGTGTGTGCCATCTATATGTTAGATATGTGTTAAGCGGGTGTTAGATGCGTATCATTATTAATTATTTATTGGTGATGCGAATTCATTGAAATAACAAAAAGGAGTCAAAAAACGAGACGATGGTCAAATGGTTCTTATTATGACATTAAATAAATTAAAAATGAAATAGATAAATAAATATATATTAATGAAGCACATCTTCTACGATGATCCACTTTATATGAATTTATTAAATAGGTTAAATAGTATTCTTAATGTAATAATGGTTGGGTAACATTATGTATCGAAACTGGGGAAAGTCAAAAAGTGCAACTGAATATGATAATTCTAATTATCACTTATTAGTTTATCATGGTCTGGATGTTGCAGCCACGGGCAGGACAATTCTGCAAAAAGATAAATTATTATTGCAAAAATTCACAGACATAATTTCTCTTGATGAGGAAAAGACCATTTCGTTGATCTCGTTTTGTCTTGCAGTTCATGACATCGGCAAATTCTCAGAGCGTTTTCAAAACCTTCAGCCAGAGCTGTTGAACGATCTAAGAGATCATGACAGTGACAAGAGCTACACAGTACGCCATGATAGCATGGGACTACATCTTTGGAAAGAGATCTGGTCAACTGCATTTGATGAAAATTGGCTTGGCCTGGATAAGGAGATCTATGATAAATTCGATTGGAATGACCTTATCGGCCCCTGGATGAATTCAGTGACCGGACATCATGGCAAACCTCCGGAATATGTGCACAATGGAATCACTATAAGTTCAAGTGATCTTTTCACAGACGAAGATATTGAAATGGCAAGTTCCTTTGTAAAAGAAGCAGCTTCGTTACTACTAAGTGATGCATTAAGTGATGCATTCGAGTTCACTTCATGTTCTGAAGAACAGGCATATGATATTGACGATATGATCCTGGCTTTTAAAAGAACGTCATGGCTTATCGCGGGTCTTGCCATCGTCAGTGATTGGATAGGTTCCTCTGAAGAGCATTTTGAATATATCTCTTCCGAAATACCACTTAAAGAATATTTGGATAAATATGCTTTACCAAATGCTGAAAAGGCATTGGAAGATGCGGGTATCTATCCATCTACACCTTCTACAATAACTGGCATGGATGAATTGTTCCCGGACATCGTTGTTCCCAGTCCCATGCAAGAGCATGTTTCGAACTGTGATGTTGCAGCTGGTCCACAATTGTTTATTTTGGAAGATGCTACCGGTAGTGGAAAAACAGAAGCTGCGTTATGTTTAGCACATCGGTTGATGGCTAAAGGACTTGCACAGGGAGCTTTTGTGGGGTTACCCACCATGGCTACATCCAATGCAATGTATGAAAGGCTGGGTAATTCATATCAAAGGATGTATGCCAAAGGCGAAAGACCATCTTTGGTACTTGCACATGGTCAAAATTATCTGTCTGATGCATTTAGAAGCTCGATTGGCTTTCAAAATTCAAAAAATGGTTATTACGGAGATGGATCTTCAGGTGATGAGACTATTCAGGCACAATGCTCTGCATGGATCGCTGACAATAGGAAGAAAGCATTGCTTGCAGATGTGGGTGTTGGGACTATTGACCAGGCATTGATGGCGATCCTTCAATCCAATCATCAATCGTTAAGGCTGTTAGGTCTCTCACGTAATGTGCTCATAGTCGACGAAGTTCATGCTTATGACCCATATATGCATACGTTACTTTGTAGCCTTCTTGAATTTCATGTATCCCTTGGTGGCAGTGCTATCCTTCTTTCTGCTACATTGCCACAGAAACATCGTCAAGGACTAATATCTCATTTTTGTAAGGGGCTGGATAGTCCGACTATGAGTGCATCCAATGAAGAATATGCACTTGTAACTCATGTTTCTGAAAACGAGATATCTGAAACTCCCATAGGAACACGTCCCGGCACTGAACGCACTGTCAATGTGGAATTCCTGCACGATGAACCATCTGTTGAAGACAAGTTGATCAAATGTTCAAAGGAAGGGAAATGCTGCTGCTGGATACGCAATACCGTCGATGATGCCATCGAAGCCTACGAAAAGATCGTATCCGAATTGGGCAATGACAATGTACTTCTGTTCCATGCAAGATTTGCCATGGGAGACCGTTTAAAGATCGAAAATGACGTTCTCGAAACTTTTGGGAAAAGAAGTGACAGAAACTGCCGTAAGGGAAAGGTACTGATCGCCACACAGGTCGTGGAACAATCATTGGACATTGACTTTGATTATATGGTCAGCGATCTTGCGCCTATGGACCTGCTATTCCAAAGAGCAGGAAGATTACAGCGTCATCCACGCGATAAGAAGGGTTCTATAAGTGAAAATGATGAAAGAGGGAGGCCACTTCTTGGGATATTGGCTCCTGAATTATCAAAGGATGTTACTGAGAACTGGTATTCAGACATGTTCAAAGGTGGAGCGTATGTGTATCCTTCCCATGGGAAGTTGTGGCTTACTGCTAATTTGCTTTTTGAACATGGCCGTTTCAGTATTCCAAAGGACAGCCGATCTTTTATTGAATATGTTTTTGGCGAAAATGCAAATGAAACTGTGCCGGCTCCACTAAGAGCACGTGATGAAAAGGCACAGGGTGAAGCAATGGCTGACAGATCGATGGCTAACTGGCGATCATTGAATCTATTGCAGGGTTATGAACGCTCTGGTTCACAATGGGTTGATGATACCATAACCCCGACCCGCCTTGGTGAATCTGTGAATGTACGCCTTGCACAGTTCGAAGGTCAGAAACTTGTTCCTTTGCGAGGTCCTGATGATCTTTCATGGGAACTTAGTCAATTAAGCATAAGCGGAGGGCGTGTTAAATTTGTGGATGATCATGGCGAAGAGTTGAATAAATGCATAGAAGAGGCACAGGTCTCAATGAGAGATAAGGGTAAATGGAGTGTATTGATCCCTATGGGGTCTGATGATGGCGTTAATTGGACAGGTAATGCGAAGAACAAACACAACGATCGTGTCGATCTTGCATATGATGCACGGATCGGACTTAGGATGTGCAATAAATAAAAGGAGTTGAGAATATGACATTCAATTTGATCCATGAAAAGTGGATATGGGTACAGAGACAGGATGGCACAAGGAGTATGATAGCTCCCTGGCAGATCACAGATGAGATTGGATCGAATCCAATTATCTCTCTGGATGAGCCACGTCCTGATTTCAATGGCTCAATGATACAGTTTTTGATAGGACTTGTACAGACCACTATGTCTCCAAAAAGTGATGGGAAGTGGAGAAAACGTTTTATCAGTCCACCTACACCGGAAGAGTTGTTAGAAACTTTTGAGAAGGTGGCTCATGTGTTTGATCTGGATGGGGATGATGAGAGATTTATGCAGGACCATGAGCATATAGAAGGTGCTAAAAACCGCGTAGATGCTCTACTCATGGAAATGCCGGGTGTTCAAACCCTCAAACATAATGCCGATCATTTTCAGAAAAGAGATACTGTGACACAGATGTGCTTGCCATGTTGTGTCACTGCATTATTCAATTTACAATTAAATGCACCTGCAGGAGGACAGGGGCATAGGACATCACTCAGAGGAGGAGGTCCGTTAACAACTTTGGTTCTGGGCAGTAACCTATGGCAGACCATATGGTTGAATGTTATCTCGGATGAAAACTTCAAAGGACTTGGTGATGTTGACAATTGTGAAATTAGTGATATTTATCCCTGGATGGGACCCACACGTACAAGTGAAAAGAAAAATGCAATGACAACTCCCATGGATGTGAATCCAAAACAAATGTATTGGGGAATGCCTCGTAGGATACGTCTTGATCTTGATGATCTAATAGAAGGAGCTTGTGATGTTTGCGGGTGCGAGTCAGATAAATTGGTTTCAAATTATGTAACAAAGAATTATGGATACAATTATGATGGTGGATGGTGCCATGTGTTATCACCACATAATGAGAATAAAAATGGGCTCTTACCAAGACATCCTCAACCAGGCGGTATAACTTATCGTCATTGGTTAGGCCTTGTCCAACACGATCCGGATAAGGGATTATATTCATCTTTAGCTTTTGAGAGATTTGTTCAGAAACAGAAGGACCTAAGCGATCTGGGCGATGTATTCAAAAATACACCGCAATTGTGGGCTTTCGGATACGATTTTGATAACATGAAAGTTCGCTGCTGGTATGAAAGTACTATGCCACTGTTCAATGTTGCTGATGAGTTGAGACAGAGTTACGAACAGATCGTATCCCGACTTGTAAAAACTGCTGAAATCATAGCATACAACACCCGAAGCTGTGTCAAAAAAGCATTGTTCGGTGATAATACGCCTAGGGGAGATCTTTCTTTCATCGATTCCAGATTTTGGCATGATACTGAATCCGAGTTTTACAATATTCTCAATCAATTAACTGATGTTGTGAACGATGAAGCAATGGTCCTTGAGCTGAAAATGAAATGGCATAAGGAATTATCCCGAATCTCGGAGAAGCTCTTTGATGATAGTTCTCAGTCGATGCAATTCAGTGTCATAGACCCTGAACGTGCGGCTTTAGCCCACAAGGACCTGAGAAAGTTCAACTCAGACGGAGGTAAAAAGATAAGAGAAACATTAGGTTTGCCTGATAAAAAGAAAAAGTGAAATGATGTTCAATTCATGTTCGTTGAGATTTAAAAGGGGTGAATAGAAGTGATAAATGGAAGTACTTCGTTGGAGAAAAATTCGGATGCATGCAAGGTCCTAATGGCATGGTGGAAAAATATGGAAAATGAAAGGGGTGATCGAGCAGATCTTCGTAGATGCCACAATGTTGTAGAAGTGGTGTTCAATCCGACCTATCACAGACTATGGTCAGAGCTGAACAAGATCGGGTTTGGAAATAAGGATTCAGTTGCATTGATAGCAGGAGTATTGGCTCATGTTAAAAATAATCAGGGTGGAGAATCGTTTGCTGCTCAAATGGCAAGTCTGAACGGTGGTTCTAATTCCCAGGTCAGTGGATTACGCTTTAAGAGACTGTTGAAGATCGAAGAAAAGGCAGAACTTTTCAGTTCAATTGTTCGTGTTGTCAAACTCATGGATGGAAATGTGAACATTTGCAACCTTGCAAACAGTCTGTACTGGTGGAACGATATCACAAAGAAGCAATGGGCTTTCAGTTATTATGAGAAAGCACCAAGGAACAATAGTTAAAATTTCAGGGGAGATAATAATATGACAAAATTTATACAAATACACACACTCGTTTCATACCCACCATCGAATTTGAACCGCGATGACCTGGGAAGACCAAAGACTGCCGTAATGGGTGACACTCAGAGGCTGAGAGTGTCTTCACAGAGCTTGAAGAGAGCATGGAGAACGTCAGATGTGTTCAAAGAAGCTCTTGGGGACCACATAGGCATTCGTACCAAAGGTATGGGTGTGAGCATTTTCAAGGCATTGACAGAAGGTAGCAGATTAAAGGATGTACTGGACAACGTAACTGCACCTGTGGTAAATGAACTAGTAGAAGAGAAGATTGCTAAGGAATGGGCAAAAATGATTGCTGGAGTCTTCGGCAAGTCCAAAAAAGACACTGAGGATTCACTTACCGGGCTCGAGATCGAACAATTGACACACTTCAGTCCAGAAGAGATAACTGCAATCGATGAACTGGTTTCAAAAATAGCTGCCAGTGGTACTGCTCCTTCAAAGGATGACCTCGATCTTTTGAGAAAGGATCATACTGCTGTGGATATCGCTATGTTCGGAAGGATGCTTGCATCAAATACTAAATTCAATACCGAAGCTGCTGTACAGGTTTCCCATGCGATCACAGTAAATAAAGTTGCAGTAGAGGATGATTTCTTCACTGCTGTGGATGATCTGAACCGAGGTGAAGAGGATATGGGTTCAGGGCATCTTGGTGAGACTGAGTTTGCATCCGGACTTTTCTATACATATATCTGTGTTGACCGTGAACTTTTGGAAAGCAATCTCGGCGGGGATAAGGAGCTTGCAGATAAGTCTGTGCGTGCTTTGGTCGAAGCAATGGCCAAGGTATCACCTACGGGTAAGCAGAACAGTTTTGCTTCAAGAGCATACGCATCATACATGATGATCGAGAAAGGAAAACAACAGCCACGTTCGCTTTCTGTCGCTTATCTTGAAGCGGTTAAAGGGAAAAGCATGTTGAAGGATGCAATTGAAGGCCTCAAGCAGACAAATGAGAACATGGAGAAGGTCTATGGTCCATGTTGTGAGGATAGGTCTGAGATGAATGCATACACTGGTGAAGGTACCTTGACCAAGATGCTTGATTTCGTTACTAATTAAGCGATCAGGAGTTGATCGGTGTGAAAGAATATTTGATTTTTCGCCTGTATGGTCCAATGGCTTCATGGGGTGATATTGCAGTAGGTCAGCATAGGCCTACCTATGACCACCCATCGAAGTCTGCAATTTTCGGATTGATAGCGGCTGCTCTTGGAATACGTAGGGATGAGGAAGAGAGGCATTTGGAACTTTCAAATGCTTATAGCTATGGCACTCTTATTAATTCAGCAGGGAAATTGCTTCGTGATTACCATACTTCACAGGTGCCTTCTGCTGGAACAGGCAGGAACAGAAAGACATTTGCTACCAGAAAGGATGAGCTTGCAGTTCCAAAAGAGGAGCTTAACACGGTTCTTTCCACAAGGGATTATTATTGCGATGGGGTTTATACGGTCATACTGTCATGTAAGACAGATACTCCCCCATATTCTCTGGAGCTTCTCGGCAACAGTTTGAAAGAACCTTCATTTTGTCTTTATCTAGGCCGTAAGTCATGTCCTTTGGCACTTCCAATCAATCCAAAAATAGTGTCTGCTTCCAATATAAAGGAAGCTTTGCAGAGTGTTGATCCTGGAGAGGAAGGACTTGTAAAGAAGATCGAGATGAAGAGTCCTTACAGACTTTATTGGGATGATCCTAAGGAATCGATGACCTGTGAGCATACTATATCCAGGTATGATAAACTGTTGAGCCGTAAAAGGTGGCAGTTTTCGAAACGGAATGAGTACTATGCAATGGTTAGTTTGGAGGGATGAACTTTGTATATGAGTCGAGCAAAATTGCTTCCTGAAGCCATGTCAAGCAAGGCTATACGGGGCAATATGGGGAACGAGCATAATGTTCACCGTCTGGTGTGGTCTTTATTTCCAGTGAATGAGGATGATAAGAGAAAATTTATCTATCGGCAGGATTCGATGGGTAGCTTGCCATCTTTCTATTTAGTGTCTGAAAATGAACCAATTGATGAGCTCAATGTTTGGGACATTGATGTGAAACAATATGATCCTATATTGAAGTCTGGTCAGAAACTTGCATTTTCTCTTCGTGCCAACCCAATTGTTTCAAAAAGAGATGAAAATGATAAACAACACCGACATGATGTAGTCATGGATGAAAAGTTCCGTTTGAAGATGGAAAATGGTGGGGATATTGAACCCAATATGCCAGACATTGTACAGAGAAAGGGGTCTGAGTGGTTGCTAAGAAAGGGTGACATGAACGGATTCTCGATCAATGCTGAACAGATTCGTGTAGATGCTTATCAGAACCATAAGTTGTTCAAACCAAAAGGTAAGCACCATGTTAGCTTCAGCACTGTTGATATTGTGGGTACTTTAACTGTTACTGATCCAGATATTTTCAGAGATGCTTTGTTTAAGGGAATTGGACCTGCAAAAGGGTTCGGTTGCGGTATGCTTCTTGTCAGGCCTTTACGTTGAGGTGGTCCAGGGATGCTTCCAAAGTTAAAACCTGTTGCAATTAAGGAACGATTGTCTTTGTTGTTTCTGGAAAAGGGCGAACTTGATGTAATCGATGGTGCTTTTGTTCTTGTGGATAAGAATGGAATACGTTCACAGATACCAGTAGGTGGTATTGCTTGTTTGATGCTGGAGCCAGGCACGAGAGTATCACATGCAGCGATATC includes:
- a CDS encoding helix-hairpin-helix domain-containing protein, whose amino-acid sequence is MPGFGKKSAEQLRDLGIYSISQLKGEDPELMYLKLIDLRGMHMDRCVLYGFREAVYYASHKNHDPELLKWWNWSDKNMEKRKKEEK
- a CDS encoding SagB/ThcOx family dehydrogenase; amino-acid sequence: MGNAATLRNVPSAGARHSLETYLLVNNVEGLEEGIYIFLPIEHKLAKIKTGSFAAKNITAACLDQSFIRSSAVTFIWTAVIYRMKWRYGERGYRYINLDVGHVCQNLYLSAQSIDCGVCAIGAFFDDELNAVLGIDGEDEFVI
- a CDS encoding class I SAM-dependent methyltransferase, with amino-acid sequence MKRSAFNIHTWKYDLWYNKNSAVYASELEAIRELMPSKIAHNSIEIGVGTGRFASELGITYGLDPSARMLKIAESRKVECIKGVGESLPFKGSSMKLALIVTSLCFMDAKKVL
- a CDS encoding DNA-3-methyladenine glycosylase I, with amino-acid sequence MKVRCEWANVNELEIEYHDKQWGVPVHDDRNLFEFLILEGAQAGLSWGTILKRRDGYRKAFDDFDYNLVASYDDLKIEKLMQDSGIIRNRRKILSSIKNARSFIEIRDEFGSFSKYIWKFLEDGKPIQNSFRSINDMPANTELSEMMSKDLKKRGFSFVGPTIIYAFMQAVGMVNDHEVGCFRHEECRKLAEK
- a CDS encoding DNA alkylation repair protein, producing MEGSKSFQKEVFDYLMKNKEVMPRITLRYASEKMPEKMRVEIMKR
- a CDS encoding DUF429 domain-containing protein, encoding MNFVGVDGCKSGWFAIELNETNKFKIELFANISDLWQKYNENSIILIDIPIGLRENYPKGRSCDLEARKVLGSPRRNSVFPVPCRQAIYEHTYESACTVNEKHFGNKISIFAWRIVPKIREVDAFLLKNESARSQILEIHPELCFCNLAGKPMHYSKKKKDGIAERLEVLKQVCPSTNEIFSSSLSRYKRKEVARDDILDALSAAVTAKLGHKHGFTSIPENSEFDPKGLPMQMVYFSNRM
- a CDS encoding CRISPR-associated helicase/endonuclease Cas3, producing MYRNWGKSKSATEYDNSNYHLLVYHGLDVAATGRTILQKDKLLLQKFTDIISLDEEKTISLISFCLAVHDIGKFSERFQNLQPELLNDLRDHDSDKSYTVRHDSMGLHLWKEIWSTAFDENWLGLDKEIYDKFDWNDLIGPWMNSVTGHHGKPPEYVHNGITISSSDLFTDEDIEMASSFVKEAASLLLSDALSDAFEFTSCSEEQAYDIDDMILAFKRTSWLIAGLAIVSDWIGSSEEHFEYISSEIPLKEYLDKYALPNAEKALEDAGIYPSTPSTITGMDELFPDIVVPSPMQEHVSNCDVAAGPQLFILEDATGSGKTEAALCLAHRLMAKGLAQGAFVGLPTMATSNAMYERLGNSYQRMYAKGERPSLVLAHGQNYLSDAFRSSIGFQNSKNGYYGDGSSGDETIQAQCSAWIADNRKKALLADVGVGTIDQALMAILQSNHQSLRLLGLSRNVLIVDEVHAYDPYMHTLLCSLLEFHVSLGGSAILLSATLPQKHRQGLISHFCKGLDSPTMSASNEEYALVTHVSENEISETPIGTRPGTERTVNVEFLHDEPSVEDKLIKCSKEGKCCCWIRNTVDDAIEAYEKIVSELGNDNVLLFHARFAMGDRLKIENDVLETFGKRSDRNCRKGKVLIATQVVEQSLDIDFDYMVSDLAPMDLLFQRAGRLQRHPRDKKGSISENDERGRPLLGILAPELSKDVTENWYSDMFKGGAYVYPSHGKLWLTANLLFEHGRFSIPKDSRSFIEYVFGENANETVPAPLRARDEKAQGEAMADRSMANWRSLNLLQGYERSGSQWVDDTITPTRLGESVNVRLAQFEGQKLVPLRGPDDLSWELSQLSISGGRVKFVDDHGEELNKCIEEAQVSMRDKGKWSVLIPMGSDDGVNWTGNAKNKHNDRVDLAYDARIGLRMCNK
- the casA gene encoding type I-E CRISPR-associated protein Cse1/CasA, which translates into the protein MTFNLIHEKWIWVQRQDGTRSMIAPWQITDEIGSNPIISLDEPRPDFNGSMIQFLIGLVQTTMSPKSDGKWRKRFISPPTPEELLETFEKVAHVFDLDGDDERFMQDHEHIEGAKNRVDALLMEMPGVQTLKHNADHFQKRDTVTQMCLPCCVTALFNLQLNAPAGGQGHRTSLRGGGPLTTLVLGSNLWQTIWLNVISDENFKGLGDVDNCEISDIYPWMGPTRTSEKKNAMTTPMDVNPKQMYWGMPRRIRLDLDDLIEGACDVCGCESDKLVSNYVTKNYGYNYDGGWCHVLSPHNENKNGLLPRHPQPGGITYRHWLGLVQHDPDKGLYSSLAFERFVQKQKDLSDLGDVFKNTPQLWAFGYDFDNMKVRCWYESTMPLFNVADELRQSYEQIVSRLVKTAEIIAYNTRSCVKKALFGDNTPRGDLSFIDSRFWHDTESEFYNILNQLTDVVNDEAMVLELKMKWHKELSRISEKLFDDSSQSMQFSVIDPERAALAHKDLRKFNSDGGKKIRETLGLPDKKKK
- the casB gene encoding type I-E CRISPR-associated protein Cse2/CasB, encoding MAWWKNMENERGDRADLRRCHNVVEVVFNPTYHRLWSELNKIGFGNKDSVALIAGVLAHVKNNQGGESFAAQMASLNGGSNSQVSGLRFKRLLKIEEKAELFSSIVRVVKLMDGNVNICNLANSLYWWNDITKKQWAFSYYEKAPRNNS
- the cas7e gene encoding type I-E CRISPR-associated protein Cas7/Cse4/CasC produces the protein MTKFIQIHTLVSYPPSNLNRDDLGRPKTAVMGDTQRLRVSSQSLKRAWRTSDVFKEALGDHIGIRTKGMGVSIFKALTEGSRLKDVLDNVTAPVVNELVEEKIAKEWAKMIAGVFGKSKKDTEDSLTGLEIEQLTHFSPEEITAIDELVSKIAASGTAPSKDDLDLLRKDHTAVDIAMFGRMLASNTKFNTEAAVQVSHAITVNKVAVEDDFFTAVDDLNRGEEDMGSGHLGETEFASGLFYTYICVDRELLESNLGGDKELADKSVRALVEAMAKVSPTGKQNSFASRAYASYMMIEKGKQQPRSLSVAYLEAVKGKSMLKDAIEGLKQTNENMEKVYGPCCEDRSEMNAYTGEGTLTKMLDFVTN
- the cas5e gene encoding type I-E CRISPR-associated protein Cas5/CasD, coding for MKEYLIFRLYGPMASWGDIAVGQHRPTYDHPSKSAIFGLIAAALGIRRDEEERHLELSNAYSYGTLINSAGKLLRDYHTSQVPSAGTGRNRKTFATRKDELAVPKEELNTVLSTRDYYCDGVYTVILSCKTDTPPYSLELLGNSLKEPSFCLYLGRKSCPLALPINPKIVSASNIKEALQSVDPGEEGLVKKIEMKSPYRLYWDDPKESMTCEHTISRYDKLLSRKRWQFSKRNEYYAMVSLEG